From the Terriglobia bacterium genome, one window contains:
- a CDS encoding HAMP domain-containing histidine kinase, translated as MLITLAFVVFPAAALIGFSVLHLRSIQRDRAIEAAIQRDFQHMMAITEKRMARKAYEMADEVQPKVPCSYDSDAGARLQAMLDKHPHFAQIFTWSKGKGTVVRSQSRYTNAAEVHAEGEKLGTMITGWFDLEGALIVEKLRTMQSKGERPYMPHGEWITRNGKPVYQAFIFFPINENKAGIGGVVFDPDFLQDKFFPEMMNTMMAESEVEAKKDNSNTRSEAVMMIHAPKEPPLAACSDWDGGMPEMERKLEAGFPGLMLAMKFRGTTVEAIGQKFLRTSFLVLGGLSLLLAAGIVFTYRGVNKEMELAKTKSDFVSNVSHELRTPLALIRLYAETLELGRVSLPDKQHEYYCTIRKESERLTALINNILDFSRIEAGRKEYDFRATNLPELVRTTLESYRYQIEQHGFRFEEHIADDIPPVVVDREAIARSLLNLVNNAIKYSSDNRYLAVSLRRTNGSVKLEVVDHGIGISRDEQSKIFEKFYRVSDPLVHNTKGSGLGLCLVRHIAHAHGGDVSVESTPGKGSKFSLVLPVEPPVAAMRNSGSKPDIGQGVGVA; from the coding sequence CTGCTGATCACGCTGGCCTTCGTGGTATTCCCGGCGGCGGCGCTCATCGGCTTCAGCGTGCTCCACCTGCGCTCCATCCAGCGCGACCGCGCCATCGAGGCCGCCATCCAGCGCGATTTCCAGCACATGATGGCCATCACCGAAAAGCGCATGGCGCGCAAAGCCTACGAGATGGCGGACGAGGTGCAGCCCAAGGTGCCTTGCTCATACGACTCCGACGCCGGCGCCCGCTTACAGGCCATGCTCGATAAGCACCCGCATTTCGCCCAGATTTTCACCTGGAGCAAGGGAAAGGGAACGGTGGTGCGCTCGCAGTCGCGATATACGAATGCGGCCGAGGTGCACGCCGAAGGCGAAAAGCTGGGCACCATGATCACCGGCTGGTTCGACTTGGAAGGCGCGCTCATCGTGGAAAAACTCCGCACAATGCAAAGCAAGGGCGAGCGCCCGTACATGCCGCACGGAGAGTGGATCACCCGCAACGGCAAACCGGTCTATCAAGCCTTCATCTTTTTCCCGATCAATGAAAACAAGGCCGGCATCGGTGGGGTGGTCTTCGATCCCGATTTTCTTCAGGATAAGTTTTTCCCCGAGATGATGAACACCATGATGGCGGAGAGCGAGGTCGAAGCCAAGAAGGACAACAGCAACACACGTTCGGAAGCGGTCATGATGATCCACGCTCCCAAGGAGCCGCCGCTGGCCGCCTGTTCGGATTGGGACGGCGGTATGCCTGAGATGGAGCGCAAGCTGGAAGCGGGCTTCCCCGGATTGATGCTGGCGATGAAATTCCGCGGCACCACCGTCGAAGCCATCGGACAGAAATTCCTGCGCACCAGCTTCCTGGTCCTCGGCGGATTATCGCTGTTGCTCGCCGCCGGGATCGTGTTCACCTACCGCGGCGTCAACAAGGAAATGGAGCTGGCGAAGACCAAGTCCGATTTCGTCTCCAACGTCTCGCACGAGCTGCGCACGCCGCTGGCGCTCATCCGCCTGTACGCCGAAACGCTCGAGCTCGGACGCGTCTCCCTCCCCGACAAGCAGCATGAGTACTACTGCACCATCCGCAAGGAGAGCGAGCGCCTGACCGCGCTCATCAACAACATCCTCGACTTCTCGCGCATCGAGGCCGGCCGCAAGGAATACGACTTCCGCGCCACCAATCTTCCCGAACTGGTGCGCACCACCCTGGAATCGTACCGCTACCAGATCGAGCAGCATGGATTCCGATTCGAGGAACACATCGCCGACGATATCCCGCCCGTGGTGGTGGACCGCGAGGCGATCGCCCGTTCGCTGCTGAACCTGGTGAACAACGCGATCAAGTATTCCTCCGACAACCGCTATCTCGCAGTCAGCCTGCGGCGCACGAATGGCTCGGTGAAGCTGGAAGTGGTGGACCACGGCATCGGAATCTCCCGCGATGAGCAGTCCAAGATTTTTGAAAAGTTCTACCGCGTGAGCGATCCGCTGGTGCACAACACCAAGGGCAGCGGTCTCGGCCTCTGCCTGGTGCGGCACATCGCGCACGCGCACGGCGGCGATGTCTCGGTGGAGAGCACGCCCGGCAAAGGCAGCAAGTTCAGTCTCGTACTTCCGGTGGAACCGCCGGTCGCGGCGATGCGTAACTCTGGTAGCAAACCTGACATCGGCCAGGGTGTGGGGGTGGCGTAA
- the trxA gene encoding thioredoxin, translated as MASNAIFEVTDANFDQAVLKSDQPVIVDFWAAWCGPCRALAPIVDEVASTYTGKVKVGKMDVDKNAATPQRYGIRGIPTLLIFKGGQVKEQIVGYVPKEQIEKALERHIGG; from the coding sequence ATGGCAAGCAACGCGATTTTTGAAGTGACGGATGCGAATTTCGACCAGGCGGTATTGAAGTCGGATCAGCCGGTGATCGTGGACTTTTGGGCGGCCTGGTGCGGCCCTTGCCGCGCGCTGGCGCCGATTGTGGACGAGGTGGCCAGCACCTACACCGGCAAGGTGAAGGTCGGCAAGATGGACGTGGACAAGAACGCCGCGACGCCGCAGCGCTATGGCATCCGCGGCATTCCCACGCTGCTGATTTTCAAAGGCGGCCAGGTGAAGGAGCAGATCGTCGGCTACGTGCCCAAAGAGCAGATTGAGAAGGCGCTGGAGCGGCACATCGGGGGATAG
- a CDS encoding response regulator, protein MARILCVDDEPNVVTLKCAILEAAGHIVTASTSAHDAIEKLESNSYDAVVTDWRLGDANGLAVVQAAKSRSSTPVVVVSGYVTEAFQSTEPLADLYLEKPVNPKELVTIVNELLKTSERAASR, encoded by the coding sequence ATGGCGCGAATTCTTTGCGTTGACGACGAGCCAAACGTCGTCACTTTGAAATGCGCAATCCTGGAAGCCGCCGGCCACATCGTGACCGCCTCCACTTCGGCGCACGACGCCATCGAGAAACTGGAAAGCAACAGCTACGACGCCGTCGTCACCGACTGGCGGCTGGGCGACGCCAACGGCCTCGCGGTGGTGCAGGCCGCCAAGTCGCGCTCCAGCACGCCCGTGGTGGTGGTTTCCGGTTACGTGACGGAGGCGTTCCAGTCGACCGAGCCGCTGGCCGACCTCTACCTGGAAAAGCCGGTGAACCCGAAGGAGCTGGTCACGATCGTGAACGAGTTGCTGAAGACCAGCGAGCGGGCTGCCTCGCGCTGA
- the pruA gene encoding L-glutamate gamma-semialdehyde dehydrogenase — protein sequence MATVHAPVATAVGPFRNEPLTDFSKPENVQAMRTAVEKVRAQLGREYPLIIGGKTVTTKDKIRSINPAKPGELVGLFQKAGKEEVEPAMKAALKAFESWSRTPVEERASLLFRAADIIRRRKHEFSAWMIFEVSKNYAEADADIAELIDFLEFYPREALRLAKAEPPVQLPGERDYLWYIPLGVGIVIPPWNFPGAIMAGMTVASIVCGNTVVLKPSSDSPAIAQKFVEALIEAGMPEGVVNFCPGAGASFGDALVAHPKTRYIAFTGSREVGLRINHVAAQTAPGQIWIKRTVLEMGGKDAIIVDADTANIDAAVEGVAAAAFGFQGQKCSACSRLILDEKIYDSFLDKLKERVEKITIGDPTQNPGMAAVINEGSMKSILDYIEHGRRDGRIITGGRRDAKHGDGYFIQPTVIADIKPKSKLEQEEIFGPVLAVIKSHSFDHALEIANDTEFGLTGAVYSSSPQKLEKAKREFHVGNLYLNRKCTGAIVGAHPFGGFNMSGTDSKAGGPDYLYLFTQAKSIGEKLG from the coding sequence ATGGCTACCGTCCATGCGCCCGTAGCAACTGCCGTTGGCCCGTTCCGCAACGAGCCCCTCACAGATTTCAGCAAGCCGGAAAACGTGCAGGCCATGCGCACCGCCGTCGAGAAAGTGCGCGCGCAGCTCGGCCGTGAATACCCGCTGATCATCGGCGGCAAAACCGTCACCACCAAGGACAAGATCAGGTCCATCAACCCCGCAAAACCGGGCGAGCTTGTCGGCCTGTTCCAGAAAGCGGGCAAGGAAGAAGTTGAGCCGGCGATGAAGGCCGCGCTGAAGGCGTTCGAGTCGTGGAGCCGCACTCCGGTCGAGGAGCGCGCCAGCCTGCTGTTCCGCGCCGCCGACATCATCCGTCGGCGCAAGCACGAGTTTTCCGCCTGGATGATCTTCGAGGTCAGCAAGAACTACGCCGAGGCCGACGCCGACATCGCCGAGCTGATTGACTTCCTCGAGTTCTACCCCCGCGAGGCGCTGCGCCTCGCCAAGGCGGAGCCTCCGGTGCAACTCCCCGGCGAGCGCGACTATCTGTGGTACATCCCGCTGGGCGTGGGCATCGTGATTCCGCCGTGGAACTTCCCCGGCGCCATCATGGCGGGCATGACCGTCGCCTCCATCGTCTGCGGCAACACCGTCGTCCTGAAGCCGTCGAGCGACTCGCCCGCCATCGCGCAGAAGTTCGTGGAAGCGCTGATCGAGGCCGGAATGCCCGAAGGCGTGGTGAACTTCTGTCCCGGCGCCGGCGCCAGCTTCGGCGACGCGCTGGTGGCGCACCCCAAGACCCGTTACATCGCCTTCACCGGCTCCCGCGAAGTGGGACTGCGCATCAACCACGTTGCCGCGCAGACCGCTCCCGGACAAATCTGGATCAAGCGCACGGTGCTGGAGATGGGCGGCAAGGACGCCATCATCGTGGACGCCGACACCGCCAACATCGACGCCGCCGTCGAAGGCGTTGCCGCTGCCGCCTTCGGCTTCCAGGGCCAGAAGTGCTCCGCCTGCTCGCGCCTGATCCTGGACGAGAAGATCTACGATTCGTTCCTCGACAAGCTGAAAGAGCGCGTCGAGAAAATCACCATCGGCGATCCCACGCAGAATCCGGGCATGGCCGCCGTCATCAACGAGGGCTCGATGAAGAGTATTCTCGACTACATCGAGCACGGCCGGCGCGACGGACGCATCATCACCGGCGGACGCCGCGACGCCAAGCACGGCGACGGCTACTTCATCCAGCCCACCGTGATCGCCGATATCAAGCCGAAGTCGAAGCTGGAACAGGAAGAGATCTTCGGGCCGGTGCTGGCGGTGATCAAGTCGCACAGCTTCGATCATGCGCTGGAGATTGCCAACGACACCGAGTTCGGACTCACCGGCGCGGTCTATTCCAGCTCCCCGCAGAAGCTGGAGAAGGCCAAGCGCGAGTTCCACGTCGGCAACCTGTACCTCAACCGCAAGTGCACCGGAGCCATCGTGGGCGCGCATCCCTTCGGCGGCTTCAACATGTCCGGCACCGATTCCAAGGCCGGCGGGCCCGATTACCTCTACCTGTTCACGCAGGCGAAGTCGATCGGAGAGAAGCTGGGATAG
- a CDS encoding HAD-IA family hydrolase, giving the protein MNYRAVLFDFDYTLADSSRGIEDCVNHALAEMELPAASARAVSETVGLSLAETFCRLTGPASPEQCAEFSRHFIAHADQVMVGSTMLYDTARTVIPDLKQRGLAIGVLSTKFRRRIAAVLEREKMCGYFDVIVGGEDVANHKPHPEGALKAVAALGAAASEVLYVGDSVVDAETARRAQLPFVAVLTGVTPRHAFTSYRPVAVVESLTAVPGLVWSNSARASQ; this is encoded by the coding sequence ATGAACTACCGTGCTGTCCTGTTCGATTTCGACTACACCCTCGCCGACTCCTCGCGCGGAATCGAAGACTGCGTCAATCACGCCCTGGCGGAAATGGAGTTGCCGGCAGCGTCGGCCCGCGCCGTGTCGGAAACGGTGGGCTTGTCCCTGGCGGAGACGTTCTGCCGTCTCACCGGCCCGGCCTCGCCCGAGCAGTGTGCCGAATTCTCGCGACACTTTATCGCCCATGCCGACCAGGTGATGGTGGGCTCGACCATGCTCTACGACACCGCGCGCACCGTGATCCCCGATCTCAAACAGCGCGGCCTGGCCATCGGCGTCCTCTCCACCAAGTTCCGGCGGCGCATTGCGGCCGTGCTGGAACGCGAGAAAATGTGCGGCTACTTTGACGTGATCGTCGGCGGCGAGGACGTCGCCAATCACAAGCCTCATCCCGAAGGCGCGCTCAAAGCGGTGGCAGCGCTGGGCGCCGCCGCCAGCGAAGTTCTGTACGTGGGCGATAGCGTGGTGGACGCGGAAACCGCCCGCCGCGCGCAGCTTCCGTTTGTCGCCGTGCTCACCGGCGTGACTCCCAGGCACGCCTTCACCAGCTACCGGCCGGTGGCGGTGGTGGAGTCGCTGACCGCCGTGCCTGGTTTGGTGTGGTCAAACTCTGCTCGCGCAAGCCAGTAG
- a CDS encoding VOC family protein: MSENNYRIDYVEFPANDIKGTKNFYSTVFGWKFEDYGMDYTSFHDGRISGGFAKGVPVVKGGPLLVIYADDLALIYSRIIAAGGRITKPTFEFPGGRRFHFTDPNGNLLAVWSDK; this comes from the coding sequence ATGAGCGAAAACAACTACCGCATCGACTACGTCGAGTTCCCGGCCAACGACATCAAAGGCACAAAGAACTTCTATTCCACGGTTTTTGGGTGGAAATTTGAAGACTACGGCATGGACTACACCAGCTTCCATGATGGCCGCATCAGTGGCGGCTTTGCCAAGGGCGTGCCTGTGGTGAAGGGCGGCCCGCTGCTGGTCATCTACGCCGACGACCTCGCGCTCATCTACTCCAGGATCATTGCCGCCGGCGGCAGGATCACCAAACCGACCTTTGAATTTCCCGGCGGCCGCCGCTTCCACTTCACCGATCCCAATGGAAACTTGCTGGCGGTGTGGTCGGATAAATAG
- a CDS encoding aminotransferase class V-fold PLP-dependent enzyme → MPDDLLRYRPQFPILEETTYLISNSLGAMPRAVFDSLRDYAGAWAHRGVRAWEEKWWMLAAELGDEIGALMNAPAGSVSVHQNVTFCQAIVASCFDFTGRRNKVVFSDLNFPSVMYFWNAQRSRGARVEMVPTDGIHVPLDRMLAAIDEQTLLVPISHVIFRSAYINDAQAIIERAHQVGALVVLDTFQSLGAVPVDVQALNTDFACGGVLKWLCGGPGVAYLYVRPDLASRLEPTLTGWIAHQQPFAFQIGEQRYAAGQYRFMNGTPNIPALYAAQPGAKIIREVGVDKIREKSKRQTAKLIELAEKRGWRVNTPRDPERRGGTVSIDMPFAPDVCAELIKRNILVDFRPNAGVRMSPHFYTKDEELEVAIRAVEEILSARGALAR, encoded by the coding sequence ATGCCGGACGACCTGCTGCGCTACCGACCGCAGTTCCCCATCCTGGAAGAGACCACGTACCTGATCAGCAACTCGCTGGGCGCCATGCCGCGCGCCGTCTTTGACAGCCTGCGCGACTACGCCGGCGCCTGGGCGCACCGCGGCGTCCGTGCCTGGGAAGAAAAATGGTGGATGCTGGCGGCCGAGTTGGGCGACGAAATCGGCGCCCTCATGAACGCGCCGGCGGGCTCGGTGTCGGTGCATCAGAATGTGACCTTCTGCCAGGCCATTGTGGCTTCCTGCTTCGACTTCACCGGCCGGCGCAACAAGGTGGTCTTCAGCGATCTCAATTTTCCCTCGGTCATGTATTTCTGGAATGCGCAACGCTCGCGTGGGGCGCGCGTCGAGATGGTCCCCACCGACGGCATTCACGTGCCGCTCGACCGCATGCTCGCCGCCATTGACGAGCAGACGCTGCTGGTCCCGATCTCGCACGTCATCTTTCGCAGCGCCTATATCAACGATGCCCAGGCGATCATCGAGCGCGCGCACCAGGTCGGCGCGCTCGTGGTGCTCGATACCTTCCAGTCCCTCGGCGCCGTGCCGGTGGACGTGCAGGCGCTGAACACCGATTTCGCCTGCGGCGGGGTATTGAAATGGCTGTGCGGCGGGCCCGGCGTGGCTTATCTCTACGTTCGTCCCGACCTCGCCTCCAGGCTCGAACCCACACTCACCGGCTGGATCGCGCACCAGCAGCCCTTCGCCTTTCAGATCGGCGAACAGCGCTACGCCGCCGGGCAGTACCGCTTCATGAACGGCACGCCCAACATTCCCGCGCTCTACGCAGCCCAGCCCGGCGCGAAAATCATCCGCGAAGTGGGCGTCGACAAGATCCGCGAAAAATCGAAGCGCCAGACCGCGAAGCTGATTGAGCTGGCGGAGAAGCGCGGCTGGCGCGTGAACACGCCGCGCGATCCCGAGCGCCGCGGCGGCACCGTGTCCATAGATATGCCGTTCGCGCCGGATGTCTGCGCCGAGCTGATCAAGCGCAACATCCTGGTGGACTTTCGTCCCAACGCCGGGGTGCGCATGTCGCCGCATTTCTACACGAAAGATGAGGAGCTGGAAGTCGCCATCCGCGCCGTCGAAGAAATCCTGAGTGCGCGCGGCGCCCTAGCCCGATGA
- a CDS encoding response regulator transcription factor produces MTKILIIEDEPNMVAGLRDNFEFEGYQVAAAYDGVEGLERALKDSPDLVLLDVMMPKMSGLDVCKQLKVKRPGMPIIMLTARGQEVDKVVGLELGADDYVTKPFSIRELIARTKAVLRRASKSTGNGDAFGFSDVAIDLKSCRVTRRGKPVEVSAKEFELLKYFICHSGETLSRERLLTEVWGYEHFPTTRTVDAHIVRLRQKLEPSPEQPHFFLTVHGIGYKFVG; encoded by the coding sequence ATGACGAAAATCCTGATCATTGAAGATGAGCCCAACATGGTCGCCGGTTTGCGCGACAACTTCGAATTCGAAGGCTACCAGGTTGCCGCCGCCTACGACGGCGTCGAGGGCCTGGAGCGCGCCCTGAAAGACTCTCCCGACCTCGTGCTGCTGGACGTCATGATGCCCAAAATGAGCGGCCTCGACGTCTGCAAGCAGCTCAAGGTCAAGCGCCCGGGCATGCCCATCATCATGCTCACCGCGCGCGGCCAGGAGGTGGACAAAGTGGTCGGCCTCGAACTCGGCGCCGATGACTACGTCACCAAGCCCTTCTCCATCCGCGAATTGATCGCGCGCACCAAGGCCGTCCTCCGCCGCGCTTCCAAGTCCACCGGCAACGGCGATGCGTTCGGTTTTTCCGACGTTGCCATCGACCTGAAAAGTTGCCGCGTCACCCGTCGTGGCAAGCCCGTCGAGGTGTCGGCAAAAGAATTCGAGTTGCTCAAGTACTTCATCTGCCACTCCGGGGAAACCCTCAGCCGCGAGCGCCTGCTGACCGAGGTGTGGGGCTACGAGCACTTTCCGACCACGCGCACCGTGGACGCGCACATCGTCCGCCTGCGCCAGAAACTGGAGCCCTCGCCCGAACAGCCGCACTTTTTCCTCACCGTCCACGGCATCGGGTACAAGTTCGTCGGCTAG
- the lexA gene encoding transcriptional repressor LexA, whose product MALTRRQRQVYDFIAGFVHSHGYSPSFEEIGGGLGLSSLATVHKHVSNLEKKGLLRRDYNRSRSIDLLPPRGRMKQAMAAPFSLPLLGRIAAGRPIEAMENPETISLQDFTGSKDVFVLQVRGDSMQDEAILDGDYVLVEKAPAARDGEIVVALVDGAETTLKRFYKEGDRIRLQPSNAAMPPIIVAAAAVQLQGRVIGVLRKY is encoded by the coding sequence ATGGCCCTGACACGCCGCCAACGGCAGGTTTACGACTTCATTGCCGGGTTTGTGCACTCGCACGGCTACTCGCCCTCGTTTGAAGAGATCGGCGGCGGCCTCGGCCTCAGTTCGCTGGCCACGGTGCACAAACACGTCAGCAACCTGGAAAAGAAGGGCCTGCTGCGCCGCGACTACAACCGCAGCCGCTCGATTGATTTGCTGCCGCCGCGCGGGCGCATGAAGCAGGCGATGGCGGCGCCGTTCTCGCTGCCGTTGCTGGGACGCATCGCGGCCGGGCGGCCGATTGAAGCCATGGAAAATCCGGAAACGATTTCGCTGCAGGATTTTACCGGCTCCAAGGACGTCTTCGTGCTGCAGGTGCGCGGCGATTCCATGCAGGACGAAGCCATCCTCGACGGCGACTACGTGCTGGTGGAAAAAGCCCCGGCGGCGCGCGACGGCGAGATCGTGGTCGCGCTGGTGGATGGCGCCGAAACCACGCTCAAACGCTTCTACAAGGAAGGCGACCGCATCCGCTTGCAGCCGTCCAATGCCGCCATGCCGCCGATCATCGTTGCCGCGGCTGCCGTACAGTTGCAGGGACGCGTCATCGGCGTGCTGCGCAAATATTGA
- a CDS encoding serine/threonine-protein phosphatase, producing MATSRHHAGAEFEQILMTLAPEVARAEHQPSSGLEFNLAVLERERREFHLELLEAAHVQRRLSGPRQMSRGVFDIAGEVFPARYLAGDFVSAMDVGERTWIFLGDIAGKGVAAAMWFTHLVSLIRCHAAAHDQTGAVMTAVNRELCALRPSPPITSMVLLRLDWHSDELEYCNAGHPPALLLRRDSALERLETGGPVLGVIAGASFESARVALRPGDMLLGCSDGVLECRNRSDEEFGDARFRAKAREHAGEPAHAVLFSILGGLQDFAVGMPRQDDVSLLVIRHAGAKDR from the coding sequence ATGGCCACCAGTCGTCATCATGCGGGAGCTGAATTCGAGCAGATACTGATGACGCTCGCGCCTGAAGTCGCGCGCGCCGAGCATCAGCCCTCTTCCGGCCTGGAATTTAATCTCGCCGTGCTGGAGCGCGAGCGCCGCGAGTTCCATCTGGAACTGCTGGAGGCGGCGCACGTGCAGCGGCGCTTGAGCGGTCCGCGGCAAATGTCCCGGGGAGTGTTCGACATCGCCGGCGAAGTTTTCCCGGCGCGCTATCTCGCCGGCGATTTCGTCAGCGCTATGGATGTCGGCGAACGCACCTGGATCTTCCTCGGCGACATCGCCGGCAAGGGAGTCGCCGCCGCCATGTGGTTCACGCACCTGGTCAGCCTGATCCGCTGCCACGCCGCTGCCCACGACCAAACGGGCGCGGTCATGACCGCCGTGAATCGCGAGCTGTGCGCGCTGCGCCCCTCGCCGCCGATTACATCCATGGTTCTGCTGCGCCTCGACTGGCACTCGGACGAACTGGAGTATTGCAACGCGGGCCACCCGCCGGCGCTGCTCCTGCGCCGCGATTCCGCCCTCGAGCGCCTCGAAACCGGAGGTCCGGTGCTGGGCGTCATCGCCGGTGCGTCGTTTGAGTCGGCGCGGGTCGCGCTCCGTCCCGGCGACATGCTGCTCGGCTGCTCCGATGGCGTCCTGGAATGCCGCAACCGCAGCGACGAAGAGTTCGGCGACGCCCGCTTCCGAGCCAAGGCCCGCGAGCACGCCGGCGAGCCGGCTCATGCCGTTTTGTTTTCGATTCTCGGTGGATTGCAGGACTTCGCCGTCGGCATGCCGCGTCAGGATGACGTCAGCTTGCTGGTGATTCGCCACGCAGGAGCCAAGGACCGCTGA